A single window of Archangium gephyra DNA harbors:
- a CDS encoding DUF4291 domain-containing protein: MSPRREIRADHDRTSIVVYQAYPDAIADVALERQRFGPPFSLNRMTWIKPSFLWLMERSNWGLKSGQERILAVRLRREGWEAALELGVLTGFEPGAHGTPQQWDRDFQRALVHIQWDPERSLRGQSLSHDSIQVGLGRMVIGRYVEEWILSIEELTERVRKIRKLLDAGRAEQATRLLPREPVYPVPPRLMRQLGM, from the coding sequence GTGAGCCCCCGCCGAGAGATCCGCGCCGATCATGATCGGACCTCCATCGTCGTCTACCAGGCCTATCCGGACGCCATCGCGGATGTGGCCCTCGAGCGGCAACGGTTCGGTCCTCCGTTCTCGCTGAACCGGATGACGTGGATAAAGCCCAGCTTCCTGTGGCTGATGGAGCGCAGCAATTGGGGGCTCAAGTCCGGACAGGAGCGGATCCTCGCCGTGCGCCTCCGGCGGGAAGGGTGGGAGGCCGCGCTGGAGCTCGGGGTGCTGACGGGCTTCGAGCCAGGAGCCCATGGCACTCCCCAGCAGTGGGACCGGGACTTCCAGCGCGCTCTGGTCCACATTCAATGGGATCCAGAGCGTTCGCTGCGAGGACAGTCGCTCTCCCATGACAGCATCCAGGTGGGGCTCGGGCGGATGGTCATCGGCCGCTACGTCGAGGAATGGATCCTGTCCATCGAGGAGCTCACCGAGCGGGTGAGGAAGATCCGCAAGCTCCTCGATGCCGGGCGGGCCGAGCAGGCCACTCGGCTGCTCCCTCGCGAGCCCGTCTACCCGGTCCCCCCTCGGCTGATGCGTCAGCTCGGGATGTGA